Proteins encoded together in one Acidobacteriota bacterium window:
- a CDS encoding acyl carrier protein: protein MKDMILDYIRNEYLDEDEADDIDLNENTPLISGGIVDSFSMVSLKRFLEKKFVISIPDAEASPEAFDTVTSILALVNKHLAKKGA, encoded by the coding sequence GTGAAAGACATGATTCTGGACTACATCAGGAATGAATACCTCGACGAAGACGAGGCCGACGATATCGATCTCAACGAGAACACGCCCCTGATCTCCGGCGGCATCGTCGACAGCTTCAGCATGGTGAGCCTGAAGCGGTTTCTGGAGAAGAAGTTTGTTATCAGCATCCCCGATGCCGAGGCGTCTCCGGAGGCGTTCGACACAGTGACGAGCATTCTCGCGCTGGTAAACAAGCATCTGGCGAAGAAGGGAGCTTGA
- a CDS encoding M1 family aminopeptidase, producing the protein MTRLVVLMFVAALVVVQTAGAAPQKTAPPRNGVASLLLKLEQTIAAGLPDAYFDLLSERAIPLRAAQAAQSLIDSDITRAVVRERDRAPLDGTLPGDGYRLMIEILTERGIRARITTWQLDVRRTAGTTAEGEWRISDQNALTALDGLFRLALNPVKQYRVRNLSLRSDDLSIDLADGRMFVAEATGGPTAVVLMPSRGGKFVFKPTPATERGQVRIYCGSDVLQDQYTTVFVRVHPDDFDTWFPAATLSAEPVDQGLFGRAAAVFREDVTKSFGLDLADLSRDAWSSGPQRGDLLAEIHTKQFRTLTYTKVLGEPEDISLFDRARRRNISVYPSASREASQGRFFNEDAHAPFAVESTDLNLTIDPDRYWLEGVARIRLRVKDPALNRLTLRLAESLAITGIYSPEFGRLLSLRVRNQASAMISLPAIAASGTEITLLVGYSGRLVPPPPDHEGIGPQFPQDPAGVVDEVRFTGEPSALYSINSAWYPQGAVASYGSARMKLTVPERFQVLASGSLVPGFPKAAPAINGKIPAIQYEFDTTQPVRYLACVISRFERVGTTTIPTTYEGAGDVGGVSLSLEANPRQVTKGREMLPIAERVFRHYTSIIGDAPYQSLTVGLIEGETPGGHSPAYLSLLNQPLPASTFNWSHDPAAFPNFPEFFVAHELAHQWWGQAVGWRSYHERWISEGFAQYFAALYARQVRGDEAFDDLIRQMARWGRDKTEDGPISLGYRLGHIRGDSQIFRAIAYNKSAVVLDMLRRRLGDEMFFRGLRRFYKDWRFRKAGTDNVQQAFEAESGQSLEQFFEQWIHGTGVPVLKPSWQQDPEASSPTVVVRLEQIGVTYEYPVTVTVRYTTGPAEDALVSIVDRVTELRLPLKGRLRDVVVNRDGLTIVDIARR; encoded by the coding sequence GTGACGCGTCTGGTCGTGCTGATGTTCGTCGCGGCGTTGGTCGTCGTCCAGACTGCGGGCGCCGCGCCGCAGAAGACCGCGCCGCCCCGGAACGGCGTCGCATCGCTCCTGCTCAAACTCGAACAGACCATCGCCGCAGGCCTGCCCGACGCGTACTTCGATCTGCTGTCCGAACGGGCGATTCCCCTCCGGGCCGCGCAGGCAGCGCAATCGCTGATTGATTCGGATATCACCCGCGCGGTGGTCCGCGAACGGGATCGCGCGCCGCTGGACGGCACGCTGCCAGGCGACGGCTACCGACTCATGATCGAGATCCTGACCGAGCGCGGGATCCGGGCGCGCATCACGACCTGGCAGCTGGATGTCCGGCGCACGGCTGGCACGACGGCTGAGGGGGAATGGCGAATCAGTGATCAGAACGCGTTGACCGCGCTCGATGGCCTGTTTCGGCTCGCGCTCAATCCCGTGAAGCAGTACCGGGTGCGCAATCTCTCTCTCCGGTCGGACGATCTCAGCATCGATCTGGCCGACGGCCGCATGTTCGTCGCCGAGGCCACCGGGGGCCCGACCGCCGTCGTCCTGATGCCGTCGCGCGGCGGGAAGTTCGTCTTCAAGCCAACGCCCGCAACCGAGCGCGGCCAGGTCAGGATCTACTGCGGATCCGACGTCTTGCAGGATCAATACACCACCGTCTTCGTGCGCGTCCACCCCGACGATTTCGACACGTGGTTCCCGGCAGCCACGCTGTCGGCCGAACCGGTCGATCAGGGGCTCTTTGGGCGCGCCGCGGCCGTCTTCCGCGAAGATGTGACCAAGTCGTTCGGCCTGGACCTGGCGGACTTGAGCCGCGACGCCTGGTCGTCCGGGCCGCAACGTGGCGATCTGCTGGCCGAAATCCACACGAAGCAGTTCCGGACGCTGACCTACACCAAGGTGTTGGGCGAGCCCGAAGACATCTCGCTGTTCGATCGCGCGCGCCGGCGGAATATCAGCGTCTATCCGTCGGCATCCCGCGAAGCGTCGCAGGGCCGGTTCTTTAACGAGGACGCGCACGCGCCATTTGCGGTGGAGAGTACGGACCTGAACCTGACGATCGATCCGGATCGGTACTGGCTCGAAGGCGTGGCCCGCATCCGGCTGCGCGTCAAGGATCCGGCGCTCAACAGGCTGACGCTCCGGCTGGCAGAATCACTCGCCATCACCGGGATCTACAGCCCGGAATTTGGGCGCCTCCTGTCGCTCCGCGTTCGCAACCAGGCCAGCGCCATGATCTCTCTGCCCGCCATTGCCGCCAGCGGCACGGAGATCACCCTGCTGGTGGGCTATTCCGGACGGCTTGTTCCGCCGCCGCCCGATCACGAAGGCATCGGCCCGCAGTTTCCCCAGGACCCGGCCGGAGTGGTAGACGAGGTCCGCTTCACCGGCGAGCCGAGCGCGCTGTACTCAATCAACAGCGCGTGGTACCCGCAGGGCGCCGTCGCGTCGTACGGATCGGCCCGCATGAAATTGACCGTGCCGGAACGGTTTCAGGTCCTGGCCAGCGGCAGCCTCGTGCCGGGATTCCCGAAGGCCGCCCCTGCCATCAACGGGAAGATCCCCGCCATCCAGTACGAGTTCGACACGACGCAACCAGTCCGGTATCTGGCCTGCGTCATCAGCCGCTTTGAACGCGTCGGCACGACGACAATCCCGACCACCTACGAGGGTGCGGGTGATGTCGGCGGCGTCTCGCTGAGCCTCGAGGCCAATCCGCGCCAGGTCACGAAGGGACGCGAGATGCTGCCAATCGCCGAGCGCGTGTTCCGGCACTACACGTCCATCATCGGCGACGCGCCCTATCAGAGTCTGACCGTCGGCCTGATCGAAGGCGAAACGCCCGGCGGCCACAGCCCCGCGTATCTGTCCCTGCTGAATCAGCCGCTGCCAGCCTCGACGTTCAACTGGAGCCACGACCCCGCGGCGTTCCCCAACTTTCCGGAGTTCTTCGTCGCCCACGAACTGGCGCATCAGTGGTGGGGCCAGGCGGTCGGATGGCGCAGCTATCACGAACGCTGGATCAGTGAAGGATTCGCGCAGTACTTCGCGGCGTTGTACGCGCGCCAGGTCCGCGGCGACGAGGCATTTGACGACCTGATTCGCCAGATGGCCCGATGGGGCCGAGACAAGACCGAGGATGGACCCATCTCGCTCGGCTATCGGCTGGGGCACATCCGCGGAGACTCGCAGATCTTCCGCGCCATCGCCTACAACAAGTCGGCCGTCGTGCTCGACATGCTGCGCCGGCGTCTGGGCGACGAGATGTTCTTCCGCGGACTCCGGCGATTCTACAAGGACTGGCGTTTCCGCAAGGCGGGAACCGACAACGTGCAGCAGGCCTTCGAGGCGGAAAGCGGGCAATCGCTCGAGCAGTTCTTCGAGCAGTGGATCCACGGAACAGGCGTACCCGTACTGAAACCGTCCTGGCAGCAGGACCCGGAAGCCTCCAGCCCGACCGTCGTCGTGCGGCTGGAACAGATCGGCGTTACGTACGAATACCCGGTGACGGTGACGGTGCGTTACACAACCGGCCCGGCCGAAGATGCGCTCGTTTCGATCGTCGACCGCGTCACGGAGCTCCGCCTGCCCCTCAAGGGCCGGCTGCGCGACGTCGTTGTCAACCGGGACGGCCTCACGATCGTCGACATCGCCCGGCGGTAG
- a CDS encoding type II secretion system protein, producing MRVGSVRPSIRLRFASADQGFTLLETLVALAVLLTVMSVVMTSMIQFSQTQSLVWNRANMHGAVRSATELLQQEVGQAGRVSLAPGLTTSSATTTGGSQTVNVTSTTNMFVGEQLVIDAGQSEETVTVTAVDSATSFTATFALPHNSGSAVTVRGGFASGVVPTTMTNGSTGGVLKLYGDVNGDGNMVYVEYVCATGTEAVPGFLYRNTMSYSAASKAAPNAGQILLTNLLSNPGNTPCFTYEQKVVNGEAYVINVAITLTTQTQFVDRITRQFQTETKALLNVAPRNVFEAWQLASMGSTNRIQPMPATVTNLLAPPH from the coding sequence ATGAGAGTTGGATCCGTTCGCCCATCGATCCGGTTGCGGTTCGCATCAGCGGATCAGGGATTTACCCTGCTCGAAACACTCGTGGCGCTGGCGGTGCTTCTGACGGTGATGAGCGTCGTGATGACGAGCATGATTCAGTTTTCGCAGACGCAGAGTCTGGTGTGGAACCGGGCGAACATGCACGGCGCGGTCCGAAGCGCGACGGAGCTGCTGCAGCAGGAGGTCGGGCAGGCGGGTCGCGTGTCGCTGGCGCCCGGTCTGACGACAAGCTCGGCCACCACCACAGGCGGATCGCAGACGGTCAACGTCACCTCGACCACCAACATGTTCGTGGGCGAACAGCTGGTGATCGATGCCGGCCAGAGCGAAGAGACGGTGACGGTGACGGCGGTCGATTCGGCCACGAGTTTCACGGCGACCTTCGCGTTGCCGCACAACTCCGGGTCGGCGGTGACGGTGCGGGGCGGCTTCGCCAGCGGCGTGGTCCCGACGACGATGACCAACGGGTCGACCGGCGGCGTGCTGAAGCTCTATGGCGACGTCAACGGCGACGGCAACATGGTGTACGTCGAGTACGTGTGCGCCACGGGCACGGAAGCCGTCCCCGGCTTCCTCTACCGCAACACGATGTCGTATTCCGCGGCCAGCAAGGCAGCGCCGAACGCCGGGCAGATCCTGCTGACCAACCTGCTTTCGAATCCCGGCAACACGCCGTGCTTCACCTACGAGCAGAAGGTCGTGAATGGAGAGGCGTACGTGATCAACGTCGCGATTACGCTGACGACGCAGACGCAGTTCGTGGACCGCATCACGAGACAGTTTCAAACCGAGACGAAGGCGCTCCTCAACGTGGCGCCGAGAAACGTGTTCGAGGCCTGGCAACTGGCGAGCATGGGCTCGACCAACCGCATCCAGCCGATGCCGGCGACCGTCACGAATCTGCTGGCGCCTCCGCACTAG
- the kbl gene encoding glycine C-acetyltransferase has translation MAYPAAVKDAFQGELAGIREKGLFKEERAIHSPQSAHIKVEFPRGAELRDVINLCANNYLGLSSHPDVVAAAHKALDERGYGMSSVRFICGTQDLHRILENKLTEFLGTEDTILFASCLDANAGVFEAILGPDDVMISDRLVHASIVDGIRLCKAMHDTYKHCDMAHLEQKLQEHQDKRVRVIITDGVFSMDGDLAPMDEICRLAEQYDALVFLDDSHASGFIGKTGRGVHEHFGVMGKIDILTTTLGKALGGASGGCVSGRKEIVELCRQRARPYLFSNAVPPPIAASTIKVLELLSASTERRDRLEANAKFWRKGLKEAGFVIKEGDSPIVPVMLFNAKLAQDVARDLYFEGIYVVGFFFPVVPAGQARIRTQLSADHDIPMLARALESFKKVGAKHGILGLDKKGIIEKFGS, from the coding sequence ATGGCGTACCCGGCTGCTGTCAAGGATGCATTCCAGGGTGAGCTGGCGGGGATTCGCGAGAAGGGCCTGTTCAAGGAAGAGCGCGCGATCCATTCTCCGCAGTCCGCGCACATCAAGGTCGAGTTTCCGCGCGGCGCAGAGCTGCGCGACGTCATCAATCTCTGCGCGAACAATTATCTCGGGCTGTCGAGCCATCCGGACGTGGTGGCCGCGGCGCACAAAGCGCTCGACGAGCGCGGCTACGGCATGTCGAGCGTGCGGTTCATCTGCGGCACCCAGGACCTGCACCGGATCCTGGAGAACAAGCTGACGGAGTTCCTCGGCACCGAAGACACGATCCTGTTTGCCAGCTGTCTCGATGCCAACGCCGGCGTGTTCGAGGCGATTCTCGGGCCAGACGACGTGATGATCTCGGACCGTCTGGTCCACGCGAGCATCGTCGACGGCATCCGCCTGTGCAAGGCGATGCACGACACCTACAAGCACTGCGACATGGCGCATCTGGAGCAGAAGCTGCAGGAACACCAGGACAAGCGCGTGCGCGTCATCATCACGGATGGCGTCTTCAGCATGGACGGCGATCTGGCGCCGATGGATGAGATCTGCCGGCTGGCCGAGCAGTACGACGCGCTGGTATTTCTCGACGACAGCCACGCCAGCGGCTTCATCGGCAAGACCGGGCGCGGCGTGCACGAGCATTTCGGCGTGATGGGCAAGATCGACATTCTGACGACCACGCTCGGCAAGGCGCTCGGCGGAGCGAGTGGCGGCTGCGTGTCGGGCCGGAAGGAAATTGTCGAACTGTGCCGCCAGCGCGCGCGGCCGTATCTGTTCAGCAATGCCGTGCCGCCGCCGATCGCGGCTTCGACCATCAAAGTGCTCGAGTTGCTCAGCGCCAGCACCGAGCGCCGCGACAGGCTCGAGGCGAACGCGAAATTCTGGCGAAAGGGCCTGAAAGAGGCTGGATTCGTCATCAAGGAAGGCGACAGCCCGATTGTGCCGGTGATGCTCTTCAACGCGAAACTCGCCCAGGATGTCGCGCGCGATCTCTACTTCGAGGGCATCTACGTGGTCGGGTTCTTCTTTCCGGTGGTGCCGGCCGGCCAGGCCAGGATTCGCACCCAATTGTCTGCGGATCACGACATTCCCATGCTGGCGCGCGCGCTGGAGTCGTTCAAGAAAGTGGGCGCGAAACACGGGATTCTGGGGCTCGACAAGAAAGGCATCATCGAAAAATTCGGCAGTTGA
- a CDS encoding aldehyde dehydrogenase family protein — translation MGTTESASHYADELVGRAREAARRFKQYDQAQVDLIVRAVYEAAYSARMHLARLASAETGMGLYEHKVVKNAWASLLVYDDIRDVRTVGEIHTDSVRGITKIAQPKGPILATVPITNPTSTAIFKTLICMKTRNPVIFSTHRGARKCVKETVRILAEAAEAAGAPARAIQIMTHGQKNHLEHVMKHPELAMILATGTSAIVQLAQHSGTPTLGVGPGNVPVYVHATADLPMAARSIVHSKTFDNGTVCASEQALVVERDVAERLQPLLEERGAYFCTTDQAVALGPVCFDMDTLRMRPEAVGQPAAALAERAGFKVPKGTRLLVAEPDGVGPEHPLSHELLMPVLSYYRCDSYEEALSVCRAVNHRGGIGHTVGVYANDQSVLDDFAKMDAARILVNTPSTQGAIGGIFNSLRPSLSLGCGAGAGNMTTDNISVDHLLNIHRVARFRPNSRWLGAWETTLDEKVGPEEILARYNRNY, via the coding sequence ATGGGCACAACTGAATCGGCCTCCCACTATGCCGATGAACTGGTCGGCCGGGCGCGCGAGGCCGCGCGCCGATTCAAGCAGTACGACCAGGCTCAGGTCGATCTCATCGTCCGTGCGGTCTACGAGGCAGCCTACTCGGCCAGAATGCACCTGGCCCGGCTCGCGTCGGCCGAGACAGGCATGGGGCTTTACGAGCACAAGGTCGTCAAGAACGCGTGGGCGAGCCTGCTGGTGTACGACGACATCCGCGACGTCAGGACCGTCGGCGAGATCCACACCGATTCGGTGCGCGGAATCACCAAGATTGCACAACCCAAGGGTCCGATTCTCGCGACCGTTCCGATCACCAACCCGACCTCCACGGCGATCTTCAAGACGCTGATCTGCATGAAGACACGGAACCCCGTGATCTTCAGTACTCACCGGGGCGCGAGGAAGTGCGTCAAGGAGACCGTCCGCATTCTGGCCGAGGCCGCCGAAGCAGCTGGGGCGCCGGCGCGCGCGATCCAGATCATGACGCACGGCCAGAAGAATCACCTCGAGCACGTGATGAAACATCCTGAGCTGGCAATGATTCTGGCGACCGGCACCAGCGCAATCGTCCAATTGGCCCAGCATTCGGGAACACCCACGCTTGGGGTCGGCCCTGGCAATGTCCCGGTCTACGTGCACGCCACCGCGGATCTCCCGATGGCCGCACGATCGATCGTGCACTCGAAGACGTTCGACAATGGCACCGTCTGCGCGAGCGAACAGGCGCTGGTGGTGGAACGCGATGTTGCGGAGCGCCTGCAGCCGCTGCTCGAGGAACGCGGCGCGTACTTCTGCACCACCGATCAGGCCGTCGCGCTGGGGCCCGTGTGCTTCGACATGGACACGCTGCGGATGCGGCCGGAGGCCGTTGGACAGCCTGCGGCGGCACTCGCTGAACGGGCCGGGTTCAAGGTGCCGAAGGGGACGCGGCTGCTCGTTGCCGAGCCGGATGGCGTCGGCCCCGAGCATCCGTTGTCGCACGAACTCCTGATGCCGGTGCTCTCGTACTATCGCTGCGATTCCTATGAAGAGGCACTGAGCGTGTGCCGGGCCGTGAACCACCGGGGCGGGATCGGCCACACGGTTGGCGTGTACGCGAACGACCAGTCCGTGCTCGATGATTTCGCCAAGATGGACGCCGCCAGGATTCTGGTGAATACGCCCTCCACACAGGGCGCGATTGGCGGCATCTTCAACAGCCTTCGGCCGTCACTCTCGCTGGGATGCGGCGCCGGTGCCGGCAACATGACGACCGACAACATCTCGGTCGATCATCTGCTGAACATCCATCGCGTCGCCAGGTTCAGACCCAACTCGCGATGGCTCGGGGCGTGGGAGACGACACTGGACGAGAAGGTGGGACCGGAAGAGATCCTGGCGCGATATAACAGGAATTACTGA
- a CDS encoding pilus assembly PilX N-terminal domain-containing protein produces MRLADEKGVALIMVLILMGVLSVLGASLIFVSQTETWASQNYRLMSDARYGAESGIHRAANFFLYSTSYSSSAPGTPADPLSNYNITKSPVEYNGQPVQLRSNGASNYPVQSIKDAFTTNAHGTLTSGYPLVYDARATLLSMRQVVVYGSATPVTVQTWQIVGEGSIAGGKPARVDVSAIVERQIQPMFNYAAFATDPGCAALSWSGGANTDSYDSSAALVGGEPVISESGGNVGTNGNLDENGAPTIINGSLSTPRTGVGSCTQGTVTALTLSGSPAPSAGLIELAQNVTYPTPDVPNPAPTGNFTVNNGATVSKTGGGSYGDITIKGKLQLSAGTYNINTLTMNAGGILEILTGPVILNVAGYSTAGNPASGLSATPINMTGGSLTTAAGFDPANFQLTYAGTGTIKMAGGAKNTGLIYAPNATIQDTSANSEWYGAVIGKKVSSAGHSQIHYDRRLQTGSMTVGPWMMNSFSWRRF; encoded by the coding sequence ATGAGACTGGCTGACGAAAAGGGCGTGGCGCTCATCATGGTGTTGATCCTGATGGGGGTCCTCTCAGTTCTGGGTGCATCGCTCATCTTCGTGTCTCAGACCGAGACCTGGGCGAGCCAGAACTACCGGCTCATGTCCGACGCGCGCTACGGGGCCGAATCGGGGATCCACAGGGCGGCGAACTTCTTCCTCTACAGCACCAGCTACTCCTCCTCGGCGCCCGGCACCCCGGCCGACCCGTTGAGCAACTACAACATCACGAAATCGCCTGTGGAATACAACGGGCAACCGGTTCAGCTGCGATCGAACGGGGCCTCCAATTACCCGGTCCAGTCCATCAAGGACGCATTCACCACCAACGCGCACGGGACGCTGACGAGCGGATACCCGCTGGTCTATGACGCGCGCGCCACGCTGCTCTCCATGCGCCAGGTCGTGGTCTATGGATCGGCGACGCCGGTGACTGTCCAGACATGGCAGATCGTCGGGGAAGGCTCGATTGCTGGAGGGAAACCGGCGCGGGTCGATGTTTCGGCCATCGTCGAACGGCAGATCCAGCCGATGTTCAATTACGCGGCGTTTGCGACCGACCCGGGGTGCGCGGCGCTGTCGTGGTCGGGCGGTGCGAATACCGACAGCTATGATTCCAGCGCGGCGCTGGTCGGGGGAGAGCCGGTGATCTCGGAATCGGGCGGCAACGTCGGCACCAACGGCAACCTCGACGAGAACGGAGCCCCGACCATCATCAATGGCAGCTTATCTACGCCTCGCACCGGCGTCGGATCCTGCACGCAGGGCACCGTGACGGCCCTCACCTTGTCCGGGTCGCCCGCGCCGTCTGCGGGCCTGATCGAGCTGGCGCAAAACGTGACCTACCCGACGCCTGATGTTCCGAATCCGGCGCCGACCGGCAACTTCACGGTCAATAACGGCGCGACTGTCAGCAAGACGGGTGGTGGTTCTTATGGGGACATCACCATCAAAGGCAAGCTGCAGCTAAGCGCCGGCACGTACAACATCAACACACTGACGATGAACGCCGGTGGCATCCTGGAGATTCTCACCGGGCCGGTGATTCTGAACGTGGCGGGCTATTCGACGGCGGGGAATCCCGCGAGCGGGCTCAGCGCCACCCCAATCAACATGACTGGCGGGTCGTTGACCACCGCCGCCGGCTTTGATCCGGCCAATTTCCAGCTGACGTATGCTGGCACGGGGACCATCAAGATGGCCGGCGGCGCGAAGAACACGGGGCTCATCTATGCGCCCAATGCCACCATACAAGACACCAGCGCCAACTCCGAGTGGTACGGCGCGGTGATCGGGAAGAAGGTGAGTTCAGCGGGCCATTCTCAGATTCACTACGACCGGCGTCTCCAGACCGGATCCATGACGGTCGGCCCGTGGATGATGAATTCGTTCAGCTGGCGGCGGTTCTGA
- a CDS encoding prepilin-type N-terminal cleavage/methylation domain-containing protein — protein MDHRPGRLRDRHNRGFSMLEILIVLAIFGILAAIVMPVGGAAVDSYKLSGQAHAIAYQIALAKMRAAASFTQARVFIDLANKTYRLETWNSTTSLWTVDGGTEQLPRLISFSVGSADAPPPSTQGAIGQAAACLNGVDTASGTVDSSSCVVFNSRGVPIDATGAPTGDDAVYLTDGSAVYGTTVSATGMTQQWRTPVQVTSWQRQ, from the coding sequence ATGGACCATCGACCTGGACGGCTCCGTGACCGCCACAACAGGGGTTTCTCGATGCTCGAGATCCTGATCGTCCTGGCGATCTTCGGCATTCTGGCCGCGATTGTCATGCCGGTGGGCGGCGCGGCGGTGGACAGCTACAAATTGTCCGGGCAGGCGCATGCGATTGCGTACCAGATTGCGCTGGCCAAGATGCGGGCGGCCGCTTCTTTCACGCAGGCGCGCGTGTTCATCGACCTGGCCAACAAGACCTATCGTCTCGAGACGTGGAACTCCACGACGAGCCTCTGGACTGTGGACGGAGGCACCGAGCAGTTGCCTCGGCTCATCAGCTTCAGCGTCGGTTCCGCCGATGCGCCTCCGCCCAGTACGCAGGGCGCCATCGGCCAGGCCGCGGCGTGTCTCAACGGTGTCGACACCGCATCGGGCACGGTGGATAGCAGCAGTTGCGTCGTGTTCAATTCGCGTGGCGTTCCCATCGACGCGACGGGCGCGCCAACCGGTGACGACGCGGTCTACTTGACCGACGGCTCAGCGGTGTACGGGACGACGGTATCCGCCACGGGCATGACTCAGCAGTGGCGAACTCCCGTCCAGGTGACCTCGTGGCAGCGACAGTGA
- the acsA gene encoding acetate--CoA ligase, whose amino-acid sequence MTVDYEQLRRETTWDVARRELGCTEGGQVNIGYLAADRHVEAGRGGKLALVHESHDGTLRQFTFSDVQQLSNGWAHFLRATVSIRQLDRVCLFLDKVPELYIGFLGVLKTGAVAEPLFSAFGEDALIARMQDSRATAIITQKRHVGKVRKAKDRLPDLKTIIVIDHDEDGRQLRDGEIAYRMTDHRADAFAIAPTYAETPSVLHYTSGTTGAPKGAMHVHGSVFAQYLTTKLVLDVKDDDIYWCTADPGWVTGTSYGIIGPWVMGATQVVLDAGFSSDRWYATIERHHVTVWYTAPTAIRMLMRDGLEPVRGHDLTSLRHMCSVGEPLNPEAVRWGHEAFGLWFHDTFWQTETGSIVVTNLPGMPVKPGSMGRPFPALTAAVVEPKTGEPITEPGRVGLIAIRPPWPSLMRTYWNNTATYYGKFLNGWYICGDQASVDKDGYFWFCGRDDDVINTGGHLVGPFEIESALLEHPAVAESAAIGKPDPVNMEVVKAFVALRPGFSPNADLELDIMNYVRKKLSPLAMPQEIEFVEKVPKTRSGKILRRVLKAKELGQPIGDISTMDDD is encoded by the coding sequence ATGACCGTTGATTACGAGCAGTTGCGTCGCGAGACGACGTGGGATGTTGCCCGCCGGGAGCTCGGCTGCACCGAGGGCGGCCAGGTGAACATTGGTTACCTCGCGGCCGATCGCCACGTCGAAGCGGGCCGCGGCGGGAAGCTGGCGCTCGTTCACGAGAGTCACGACGGAACGCTCCGGCAGTTCACATTCAGTGACGTGCAGCAGTTATCCAATGGGTGGGCCCACTTCCTGCGCGCCACGGTGTCTATTCGTCAACTCGACCGCGTCTGCCTGTTTCTCGACAAGGTTCCCGAGCTCTACATCGGGTTTCTCGGCGTGCTCAAGACCGGCGCCGTTGCCGAGCCACTCTTTTCGGCGTTTGGTGAAGATGCGCTTATCGCCCGGATGCAGGACAGCCGGGCGACCGCGATCATCACGCAGAAGCGGCACGTCGGCAAGGTCCGCAAAGCCAAGGACCGGCTGCCCGACCTGAAGACGATCATCGTCATCGATCACGACGAAGACGGGCGCCAGCTGAGAGACGGCGAGATCGCCTACCGGATGACGGACCATCGGGCCGACGCCTTCGCGATCGCTCCCACGTATGCCGAGACCCCGAGCGTGCTGCACTACACGAGCGGCACGACCGGCGCGCCCAAGGGCGCGATGCACGTGCACGGCAGCGTGTTCGCGCAGTATCTGACGACCAAGCTCGTGCTCGACGTCAAAGACGACGACATCTACTGGTGCACGGCGGACCCCGGATGGGTGACGGGCACCAGTTACGGCATCATCGGGCCATGGGTGATGGGCGCCACGCAGGTGGTGCTCGATGCGGGGTTCTCGAGCGATCGCTGGTACGCGACGATCGAACGGCATCATGTGACGGTGTGGTACACCGCACCGACCGCCATCCGCATGCTGATGAGAGACGGACTGGAGCCGGTCCGCGGCCACGATCTCACGAGTCTTCGGCACATGTGCAGCGTGGGCGAGCCGCTCAATCCCGAGGCCGTGCGCTGGGGCCACGAGGCGTTCGGGCTGTGGTTTCACGACACGTTCTGGCAGACCGAAACGGGCTCCATTGTCGTGACGAACCTGCCCGGCATGCCGGTGAAGCCAGGGAGCATGGGGCGGCCGTTCCCGGCGCTGACCGCAGCGGTGGTGGAGCCGAAGACGGGCGAGCCCATCACCGAACCAGGGCGCGTCGGCCTGATTGCCATCCGGCCGCCCTGGCCGAGCCTGATGCGGACGTACTGGAACAACACCGCCACCTACTACGGCAAGTTCCTGAACGGCTGGTACATCTGCGGCGACCAGGCCAGCGTCGACAAGGACGGGTATTTCTGGTTCTGCGGCCGCGATGATGATGTGATCAACACCGGTGGCCACCTGGTGGGACCGTTCGAAATCGAGAGCGCGCTGCTGGAGCATCCGGCCGTCGCCGAGTCGGCGGCCATTGGCAAGCCCGACCCGGTCAACATGGAGGTGGTGAAGGCATTCGTGGCGCTGCGGCCGGGGTTCTCGCCGAACGCGGATCTCGAGCTCGACATCATGAACTATGTGCGGAAAAAGTTGTCGCCGCTGGCGATGCCGCAGGAGATAGAGTTTGTCGAGAAGGTGCCGAAGACGCGCAGCGGGAAGATCCTGCGGCGCGTGCTGAAGGCGAAAGAACTTGGACAACCGATCGGCGATATCAGTACGATGGATGACGATTAG